GCGGATCGTTTCGGAATTTCAGCATCAGATGTTACTTATGATTTTGAAAAAATACTGGAATATAAGGAGCAGACAACCGGACAGCTTGTTCAGGGAGTAGAACAGCTTCTGCAGGCAAACGGCGTAACAAGATATTATGGAAAAGGCACACTTTTTGAGGGGAAAAAAGTTAAGATTACAGGGAATGAAGAACAGTCTGTCGAAGCAGAGAATGTCATTCTGGCTTCTGGTTCCAAACCACTGATTCTTCCGATTCCGGGAATGGATCTTCCGAGAGTTCTGACAAGTGATGAACTTTTTAAGCTGAAAGAAGTTCCAAAGAGTCTGGTTATCATCGGTGGTGGTGTGATCAGTGTAGAATTTGCAACCGTATATTCCGCACTTGGATCTAAGGTTACCATTCTTGAAGCAATGTCGCGCCTGGTTCCAAATATGGATAAAGAGATCGCACAAAACCTGAAACTGATCCTGAAGAAACGTGGCGTAGAAAGCCATACATCAGCAGCAGTACAGGGTGTGCATATGGAAGGGGATACTTGTGTATGTACCTTCGTTGAAAAAGAAAAAGAACAGACTGTAGAAGCAGAATATGTTCTGTGTGCAGTCGGAAGATGCCCGAATACCGACGGATTATTTGCAGAAGGTGCTGCTCCGGATATGGAAAGAGGACGCGTTCTTGTAAATGACAAATTCGAAAGCAGTATTCCGGGAGTCTATGCGATCGGTGATCTGATCTTTGGTGCACAGCTTGCCCATGCAGCAAGTGCACAGGGAATCGTTGTTGCAGAACAGCTGGCGGGAAAAGAACCTTCTGTGAATCTGGATGTGGTTCCGGGATGTGTTTATACAGATCCGGAAATCGCATCAGCAGGTATTACCGAAGATGCAGCCAAAGAACAGGGAATCAAAGTGAAGACTGGTAAATTTATCATGAGTGCCAATGGTAAATCGCTTATTACAAAAGAAGAAAGAGGATTTATCAAGATTGTGGCAGATGAAGAGACAGATGTGATTCTCGGAGCACAGATGATGTGTGCAAGAGCCACAGACATGGTTGGTGAATTTGTAACTGCGATCGCAAACAAAATGACGGTTGCACAGCTTTTGAAGGGAATGCGTGCACATCCGACGTATAATGAAGGAATCGGAGAAGCCCTGGAAGAAGCAGAGGGTGGAGCGATCCACGTTGTACCAAAGAAAAAGAAATAGAACTGTACAGCAGTAAGGGAATATGATAAAATATTCAGATATCAGCATATGCTGAAAAGTACAAAAAGGAAAATTAAATCATGTTATACGAAGAAGCAAGGGTATATTTGGATCATGTATCGAAATACGGAAGTGTACTTGGCTTAGATAGTATAAAGAGCTTATTGGGTGAGCTTGGAAATCCGCAGAAAGATTTGAAATTTATACATATAGCCGGGACTAATGGAAAAGGATCGATTCTCGCCGGACTCTCCGGTATCCTGCAGCAGGCTGGATACCGAACCGGAAGATACTGTTCTCCGACCGTGATGGGATATATGGAACGATTTCAGGTTGATAGCCAATGGATGGCGGAGGACGAGCTCGCCCCTTTTGTATCTCAGGTGAAAGAGGCAGCAGAAAAAGTAGAAGAAAAAACGGATCTCACCGTAACTGTTTTCGAGATAGAAACAGCGATCGCATTTCTCTATTTCAGAGAAAAACAGTGTGATTATGTCGTTCTGGAAGCCGGGATGGGTGGGCTTCTTGATGCGACAAATGTAATAGATACAACTGTTTTGAGTATTTTTGCATCGATCAGTATGGATCATATCGGAGTGCTGGGAAACACATTAGAAGAGATAGCAGAAAATAAAGCCGGAATTATAAAACCATCATGTCTGGCAGTTGTCACGTCGCCACAGCAGATGTCTGTGACCGATATTCTCCAGAAAAAGGCCGGAGAGTGTGGATGCCGGTTTGTGGTTTCGCATCCGGAAAAGGCTGTGATTTCTGAAGAAACGATGGATGGACAGATTTTCTCTTATGGAGAATATAAAGATATCCGTCTTCGCCTGGCTGGCAGATATCAGATTGACAATGCGGCGACAGTATTGGAAGCTGTGGATGCGTTAAGAAGGAACGGTGTTTCGATTCCGGAAGACGCTGTAAGAAAGGGATTTGTGAAAGTGACATGGCCTGGACGGTTTCAGGTACTTGAAAAAGAACCGACCGTGATCGCCGACGGAGCACATAACAGGGATGCCGCAAGAAGACTTGCGGAAAATGTGAGAACCTATCTGACGGACAGAAAGATTGTCGGTGTGATGGGGGTTTTTAAAGATAAAGAATATGAACAAATCGCAGAGATCATGGCTCCGTATCTTTCAAAGGTGTATACGATCGATCTTCCAAATGGGGAGAGGAATCTGGGAAAAGAGAGATTATGTGAAGTATTAAAGGCCAAGAACATACAGTCAGAACCGGCAGAGAACATTGCAGATGCGCTTGAAAAAGCAAAAGCAGAATGTGGGAAAGAAGATGTTGTTCTGGTGTTTGGTTCCTTATCTTATCTGGGAGAAGTGATAAGACTTGAACGGGAAACAAACGTGTTTGAAAGAAAAAAGGAAGAGAGAACATTATGGTAGATCATAAAAAAGTAGAACAGGCAATCCGTCTTTTACTGGAAGGAATCGGTGAAGATCCGGATAGGGAAGGACTGGCTGAGACACCGGACCGGATTGCAAGAATGTATGAAGAAATCTGTGGCGGAATGAATGAGGATGCAGCGGAACACCTGAAAAAGACATTTACAGCAGAAAACAATGAGATGGTTGTGGAAAAAGATATTACGTTTTATTCCATGTGTGAACATCATATGCTGCCATTTTACGGAAAGGTTCATATTGCCTATATTCCGGATGGAAAGGTAGTGGGACTTAGCAA
The sequence above is drawn from the Coprococcus comes ATCC 27758 genome and encodes:
- the lpdA gene encoding dihydrolipoyl dehydrogenase, whose amino-acid sequence is MSEKFDVVVIGAGPGGYVAAIKSAKLGMKTAVIEEREVGGTCLNRGCIPAKAMIHASTLYREIKEADRFGISASDVTYDFEKILEYKEQTTGQLVQGVEQLLQANGVTRYYGKGTLFEGKKVKITGNEEQSVEAENVILASGSKPLILPIPGMDLPRVLTSDELFKLKEVPKSLVIIGGGVISVEFATVYSALGSKVTILEAMSRLVPNMDKEIAQNLKLILKKRGVESHTSAAVQGVHMEGDTCVCTFVEKEKEQTVEAEYVLCAVGRCPNTDGLFAEGAAPDMERGRVLVNDKFESSIPGVYAIGDLIFGAQLAHAASAQGIVVAEQLAGKEPSVNLDVVPGCVYTDPEIASAGITEDAAKEQGIKVKTGKFIMSANGKSLITKEERGFIKIVADEETDVILGAQMMCARATDMVGEFVTAIANKMTVAQLLKGMRAHPTYNEGIGEALEEAEGGAIHVVPKKKK
- a CDS encoding bifunctional folylpolyglutamate synthase/dihydrofolate synthase, translated to MLYEEARVYLDHVSKYGSVLGLDSIKSLLGELGNPQKDLKFIHIAGTNGKGSILAGLSGILQQAGYRTGRYCSPTVMGYMERFQVDSQWMAEDELAPFVSQVKEAAEKVEEKTDLTVTVFEIETAIAFLYFREKQCDYVVLEAGMGGLLDATNVIDTTVLSIFASISMDHIGVLGNTLEEIAENKAGIIKPSCLAVVTSPQQMSVTDILQKKAGECGCRFVVSHPEKAVISEETMDGQIFSYGEYKDIRLRLAGRYQIDNAATVLEAVDALRRNGVSIPEDAVRKGFVKVTWPGRFQVLEKEPTVIADGAHNRDAARRLAENVRTYLTDRKIVGVMGVFKDKEYEQIAEIMAPYLSKVYTIDLPNGERNLGKERLCEVLKAKNIQSEPAENIADALEKAKAECGKEDVVLVFGSLSYLGEVIRLERETNVFERKKEERTLW
- the folE gene encoding GTP cyclohydrolase I FolE, which gives rise to MVDHKKVEQAIRLLLEGIGEDPDREGLAETPDRIARMYEEICGGMNEDAAEHLKKTFTAENNEMVVEKDITFYSMCEHHMLPFYGKVHIAYIPDGKVVGLSKLARTVEVFARRLQLQEQMTAQIADALMENLHPKGVMVLAEAEHMCMTMRGIKKPGSKTVSVVTRGAFEENEKLQNMFFRMIG